From one Oncorhynchus clarkii lewisi isolate Uvic-CL-2024 chromosome 6, UVic_Ocla_1.0, whole genome shotgun sequence genomic stretch:
- the LOC139411302 gene encoding MAP kinase-activating death domain protein-like isoform X16 has protein sequence MEKKKMCPRLLDYLVVVGARQPSTDTGSQTPQLLRRYPLEDHPDFPLSPDVVFFCQPEGCQSIRQRRVSLRDDASFVFALTDKDSGITRYGICVNFYRSFQRGGHRRDKAGSGGTAAQTAEATSEGSDGSGGCPTASTLPAPASADTTATSTPGTEPGPPGGEPNAGRSPRHKRSTAKMVNRNRDSTLTSLCMISHYPFFSTFRECLYILKRMVDCCSHRLTQRAGLPRGTQRDTMWRVFTGALLVEEKGSQLLADLREIESWVYRLLRSPVPVAGQRRVDVEVLPHEMQPSLTFALPDNSRFSMVDFPLHLPLELLGVDACLMVLSCILLEHKVVLQSRDYNALTMSVMAFVAMIYPLEYMFPVIPLLPTCMASAEQLLLAPTPYIIGVPASFFLYKSDFKMPDDIWLVDLDCNKVKAPTNAEHLPPLPEPESTELKKHLKQALASMSLNTQPILNLEKFQEGQELPLLPPGQNKASPSSTEFNPLIYGNDVDSVDVATRVAMVRFFNSPNVLQGFQMHTRTLRLFPRPVVAFQATSFLASRPRRSGFAEKLSHTQAVEYYGEWALNPTNLAFQRIHNNVYDPSLIGDKGKWYAHQLQPVFYRVYDSSSQLAEAMSGPLEDEANDSDPTDDSDSEAGYDDSSSSYSSLGDLVNEMIKCDIQGDTPNLDPPTHAALGDASEVEFQDFQEFKGEGPLPQEKALPEGGDGPPEPPDGQALRSSSSTTASSSPSTIIQGVNNEQAEPVEMEALASAALQNPAPGLGVLPFSRPPPDAAPVGPANKKGEYDNPYFEPQYGFPAEEDPEAEDQEETYTPRFNQNLNGNKAQRLLRPSSLKLPGESDGEGDSRNSSPNSTISNNSSDGFGGLMSFASNLYKNHGTSFSLSNLSVPNKGGLREKAAGAGPFPNLKVFGLNSLMEIITEAGPGSGEGGARGPPRALVDQKSSVIKHSPTVKRESPSPQGRANNTSENQQFLKEVVQSVLEGQGVGWLNMKKVRRLLENEQLRVFVLSKLNRAVQSEEDVRQEVIRDVEISRKVYKGMLDILKCTVSSLEHSYTNAGLGGMASVFVLLEIARTHYQTKDPEKRKRSPSDSASSPGSKGSPSPRMEGTKPPGLLPVPRLQLPHPTSGGKGTRHFDTRSLNEENFIASIELWSRHHEKDKQKAMEKQQRAEGAKKQHPELTDMEEKKSQISADSGLSITSGSQKSDTESVTSTEPPVLTRSTSQDSEASTVISNSSGETLGADSDLSSTAGEGLGGRQAPHLNLSRGTLSDSEIETNPATSSVFGKTQKMKSGVKEANAKLVPVLAKGPPAQPLEDISMRIYLCDGLLGRDKSSMWDQLEDAAMETFSLSKERSTLWDQVQFWEDAYLDAVMLEREGMGMDQGPQEMIDRYLSLGDHDRKRLEDDEDRLLATLLHNMIAYMLMVKVSKNDIRKKVRRLMGKSHIGLSHSQEINECLDKLANLNGRELSIRPSGSRHIKKQTFVVHAGTDTTGDIFFMEVCDDCIVLRSNIGTVYERWWYEKLINMTYCPKTKVLCLWRRNGQETQLNKFYTKKCRELYYCVKDSMERAAARQQSIKPGPELGGEFPVQDMKTGEGGLLQVTLEGINLKFMHSQVFIELNHIKKCNTVKGVFVLEEFVPETKEVVIHKYKTPMAHQICYSVLCLFSYVAAVKGKEAEGKSKLLSPRPLPS, from the exons ATGGAGAAAAAGAAAATGTGCCCCCGTCTGCTGGACTACCTGGTGGTGGTCGGAGCCAG GCAGCCCAGCACTGATACCGGGTCCCAGACCCCCCAGCTCCTTCGACGCTACCCGCTGGAGGACCACCCGGACTTCCCCCTGTCCCCGGATGTGGTCTTCTTCTGTCAGCCTGAGGGATGCCAGAGCATCCGGCAGCGCCGGGTCAGCCTGCGTGACGACGCCTCCTTCGTCTTCGCACTCACTGATAAAGACTCGGGCATCACGCGCTACGGCATCTGCGTCAACTTCTACCGCTCCTTCCAGCGTGGGGGGCACCGCCGTGACAAGGCAGGTAGTGGTGGAACGGCGGCACAGACAGCGGAAGCGACCAGCGAGGGTTCCGATGGCAGCGGTGGCTGCCCCACTGCCTCCACGTTGCCGGCACCTGCCAGTGCCGACACAACAGCCACGTCCACGCCAGGCACGGAGCCGGGACCGCCCGGTGGTGAGCCAAATGCCGGCAGGTCCCCTCGGCACAAACGCAGCACTGCCAAAATGGTCAATCGGAACCGCGACAGCACGCTGACCTCGCTGTGCATGATCAGCCACTACCCCTTCTTCTCCACCTTTAGGGAGTGCCTGTACATCCTCAAGAGAATGGTGGACTGCTGCAGCCACAGGTTGACCCAGCGCGCCGGCCTGCCACGCGGAACTCAGAG GGACACCATGTGGCGCGTGTTCACGGGGGCCCTGTTGGTTGAGGAGAAGGGCAGCCAGCTGCTGGCTGACCTGCGGGAGATCGAGTCCTGGGTCTACCGCCTCCTGCGCTCTCCGGTGCCCGTGGCGGGCCAACGGCGCGTAGATGTGGAGGTGCTGCCCCACGAGATGCAGCCGTCACTCACCTTTGCCCTGCCCGACAACTCTCGCTTCTCCATGGTGGACTTTCCCCTGCACCTGCCCCTGGAGTTGCTGGGTGTGGATGCCTGCCTCATGGTGCTCAGCTGCATCCTGCTGGAGCACAAG GTGGTCCTCCAGTCGCGGGACTACAATGCCCTGACCATGAGTGTCATGGCGTTTGTAGCCATGATCTACCCCCTGGAGTACATGTTCCCTGTCATTCCTCTACTGCCCACCTGCATGGCCTCCGCTGAACAG CTTCTCCTTGCCCCCACCCCTTACATCATAGGTGTGCCTGCCAGCTTCTTCCTCTACAAATCCGATTTCAAAATGCCCGACGACATTTGGCTCGTGGACCTGGACTGTAACAAG GTCAAAGCACCCACCAATGCAGAGCACCTACCCCCTCTTCCCGAGCCGGAATCCACAGAACTCAAGAAACACCTGAAACAG GCCCTGGCCAGCATGAGTCTCAACACCCAACCCATTCTGAACCTGGAGAAGTTCCAGGAGGGCCAGGAGTTACCCCTGCTCCCCCCCGGCCAGAACAAGGCGTCGCCCTCCTCCACCGAGTTCAACCCCCTCATCTACGGCAACGACGTGGACTCTGTGGATGTGGCCACCAG GGTTGCCATGGTGCGGTTCTTCAACTCCCCCAACGTGCTCCAGGGTTTCcagatgcacacacgcacgctgCGCCTTTTTCCCCGGCCTGTGGTGGCTTTCCAGGCCACGTCCTTCCTGGCCTCGCGGCCCCGCCGCTCAGGCTTCGCTGAGAAGCTGTCGCACACCCAGGCCGTGGAGTACTACGGCGAGTGGGCTCTCAACCCCACCAACCTGGCCTTTCAGAGGATCCACAACA ACGTGTATGACCCATCTTTGATCGGAGACAAGGGCAAGTGGTACGCCCACCAGCTGCAGCCGGTGTTCTACCGCGTGTACGACAGCAGCTCCCAGCTGGCCGAGGCCATGAGCGGACCCCTAGAGGATGAGGCTAATGACTCGGACCCCACAGAcgacag CGACAGCGAGGCTGGCTACGACGACTCCAGCTCTTCCTACTCGTCACTTGGAGACTTGGTGAACGAAATGATCAAATGTGACATCCAAGGGGACACGCCAA ACCTGGATCCCCCTACCCACGCTGCCCTGGGAGATGCCAGCGAAGTGGAGTTCCAGGACTTCCAGGAGTTCAAGGGAGAGGGTCCCCTCCCTCAAGAGAAGGCACTGCCCGAGGGGGGCGATGGACCTCCTGAACCTCCTGATGGACAAGCCCTCCGCTCGAGCTCCAGCACAACcgccagctccagccccagcacAATCATCCAGGGAGTCAACAAT GAGCAGGCAGAACCAGTGGAAATGGAGGCGTTGGCCAGTGCAGCTCTACAGAACCCTGCCCCGGGATTGGGCGTTCTGCCCTTCTCCAGACCTCCTCCAGACGCTGCCCCTGTGGGACCAGCCAATAAGAAGGGAGAGTACGACAACCCCTACTTTGAGCCTCAGTATGGCTTCCCTGCTGAGGAGGACCCTGAGGCAGAAGACCAAGAGGAGACGTACACGCCCCGGTTCAACCAGAACCTCAACGGCAACAA AGCCCAACGCCTCCTGAGGCCCAGCAGCCTAAAGCTGCCCGGAGAGTCGGACGGAGAGGGCGACTCCCGCAACAGTTCTCCAAATTCCACCATCTCCAACAACAGCAGCGATGGCTTTGGGGGCCTCATGTCCTTTGCTA GTAATCTGTACAAGAACCACGGCACCAGCTTCAGCCTCTCCAACCTGTCTGTACCCAATAAGGGGGGGCTGAGGGAGAAGGCCGCTGGGGCTGGGCCCTTCCCCAATCTCAAAG TATTTGGACTAAATTCTCTAATGGAGATAATTACAGAGGCCGGCCCGGGGAGCGGAGAAG GAGGCGCCCGCGGTCCCCCCAGGGCCCTCGTTGACCAGAAGTCGTCGGTCATTAAGCACAGTCCCACAGTCAAGAGAGAGTCCCCTTCTCCCCAGGGTCGTGCCAACAATACCAG TGAGAACCAGCAGTTCCTGAAGGAGGTGGTGCAGAGCGTGTTGGAGGGCCAAGGCGTGGGCTGGCTCAACATGAAGAAGGTGCGCCGCCTGCTGGAGAACGAGCAGCTACGCGTCTTCGTGCTGAGCAAGCTGAACCGGGCCGTCCAGTCAGAAGAAGATGTCAGGCAGGAGGTCATCCGTGATGTG GAGATTAGCAGGAAGGTGTACAAGGGCATGTTAGACATACTGAAGTGCACCGTTTCTAGTCTGGAACACTCGTACACCAATGCCGGGCTTGGAGGCATGGCCAGCGTCTTCGTTCTACTGGAAATAGCACGCACCCACTACCAAACCAAAG ACCCAGAGAAGCGCAAGCGGAGCCCCAGTGACTCTGCAAGCAGCCCGGGCAGCAAGGGGAGCCCATCTCCCCGCATGGAGGGCACCAAGCCCCCGGGGCTCCTTCCGGTTCCCCGTCTCCAACTGCCGCACCCCACCTCCGGGGGCAAAGGCACCCGCCACTTTGACACCCGGAGTCTGAACGAGGAGAATTTTATTGCCTCCATTG AATTGTGGAGCAGGCACCATGAAAAGGATAAGCAAAAAGCTATGGAAAAACAACAGA GAGCGGAGGGGGCTAAGAAACAGCACCCTGAGCTGACCGACATGGAGGAGAAGAAGTCCCAGATCAGTGCTGACAGTGGCCTCAGCATCACCTCCGGATCTCAG AAGAGTGACACAGAGTCTGTGACCAGCACTGAACCGCCAGTCCTTACCCGAAGCACCAGCCAGGACTCAGAGGCCAGCACAGTG ATAAGTAACAGCTCAGGGGAGACGCTGGGAGCTGACAGTGACTTGAGTAGCACCGCTGGAGAGGGCTTGGGTGGCAGGCAAGCCCCCCACCTCAACCTTTCCAGGGGAACACTGTCCGACAGCGAGATTGAGACCAACCCGGCCACCAGCTCAGTGTTT GGTAAGACCCAAAAGATGAAGTCTGGTGTGAAGGAGGCGAACGCTAAACTTGTGCCTGTCCTGGCTAAGGGGCCTCCCGCCCAGCCCTTGGAGGACATAAGCATGAGGATTTACCTGTGTGATGGCCTGCTGG GGCGCGACAAGAGCTCCATGTGGGACCAGCTGGAGGATGCTGCCATGGAAACCTTCTCTCTGA GTAAGGAGCGCTCTACACTGTGGGACCAGGTCCAGTTCTGGGAGGATGCTTACTTGGATGCTGTCATgttggagagggaggggatgggtaTGGACCAGGGACCTCAAGAGATGATTGACAG ATACTTGTCACTCGGGGACCACGACCGTAAGCGCCTGGAGGATGACGAGGACAGGCTGCTAGCTACTCTACTGCACAATATGATCGCCTACATGCTAATGGTTAAG GTGAGCAAGAATGACATCAGGAAGAAGGTGAGGCGTCTGATGGGGAAGTCCCACATCGGCCTCAGCCACAGCCAGGAGATCAATGAGTGTCTGGACAAACTGGCTAATTTG AATGGCCGCGAGCTGTCCATCAGACCTAGCGGAAGCCGTCACATCAAGAAGCAGACCTTTGTGGTGCATGCTGGGACAGACACCACGGGGGACATCTTCTTCATGGAG GTGTGTGACGACTGCATAGTCCTGCGCAGCAACATCGGCACAGTGTATGAGCGCTGGTGGTACGAGAAACTCATTAACATGACCTACTGTCCCAAGACCAAGGTGCTGTGTCTGTGGAGACGCAATGGCCAGGAAACTCAACTTAACAAGTTCTACACCAAGAAG TGTCGTGAATTGTATTACTGTGTGAAGGACAGCATGGAAAGGGCTGCTGCACGACAGCAGAGCATTAAACCAG GTCCAGAGCTGGGTGGAGAGTTCCCTGTGCAGGACATGAAGACGGGCGAGGGAGGACTGCTGCAAGTCACCCTGGAAGGCATCAACCTCAAATTCATGCACAGCCAG
- the LOC139411302 gene encoding MAP kinase-activating death domain protein-like isoform X12 produces MEKKKMCPRLLDYLVVVGARQPSTDTGSQTPQLLRRYPLEDHPDFPLSPDVVFFCQPEGCQSIRQRRVSLRDDASFVFALTDKDSGITRYGICVNFYRSFQRGGHRRDKAGSGGTAAQTAEATSEGSDGSGGCPTASTLPAPASADTTATSTPGTEPGPPGGEPNAGRSPRHKRSTAKMVNRNRDSTLTSLCMISHYPFFSTFRECLYILKRMVDCCSHRLTQRAGLPRGTQRDTMWRVFTGALLVEEKGSQLLADLREIESWVYRLLRSPVPVAGQRRVDVEVLPHEMQPSLTFALPDNSRFSMVDFPLHLPLELLGVDACLMVLSCILLEHKVVLQSRDYNALTMSVMAFVAMIYPLEYMFPVIPLLPTCMASAEQLLLAPTPYIIGVPASFFLYKSDFKMPDDIWLVDLDCNKVKAPTNAEHLPPLPEPESTELKKHLKQALASMSLNTQPILNLEKFQEGQELPLLPPGQNKASPSSTEFNPLIYGNDVDSVDVATRVAMVRFFNSPNVLQGFQMHTRTLRLFPRPVVAFQATSFLASRPRRSGFAEKLSHTQAVEYYGEWALNPTNLAFQRIHNNVYDPSLIGDKGKWYAHQLQPVFYRVYDSSSQLAEAMSGPLEDEANDSDPTDDSSDSEAGYDDSSSSYSSLGDLVNEMIKCDIQGDTPNLDPPTHAALGDASEVEFQDFQEFKGEGPLPQEKALPEGGDGPPEPPDGQALRSSSSTTASSSPSTIIQGVNNEQAEPVEMEALASAALQNPAPGLGVLPFSRPPPDAAPVGPANKKGEYDNPYFEPQYGFPAEEDPEAEDQEETYTPRFNQNLNGNKAQRLLRPSSLKLPGESDGEGDSRNSSPNSTISNNSSDGFGGLMSFASNLYKNHGTSFSLSNLSVPNKGGLREKAAGAGPFPNLKGGARGPPRALVDQKSSVIKHSPTVKRESPSPQGRANNTSENQQFLKEVVQSVLEGQGVGWLNMKKVRRLLENEQLRVFVLSKLNRAVQSEEDVRQEVIRDVEISRKVYKGMLDILKCTVSSLEHSYTNAGLGGMASVFVLLEIARTHYQTKVDPEKRKRSPSDSASSPGSKGSPSPRMEGTKPPGLLPVPRLQLPHPTSGGKGTRHFDTRSLNEENFIASIELWSRHHEKDKQKAMEKQQRAEGAKKQHPELTDMEEKKSQISADSGLSITSGSQKSDTESVTSTEPPVLTRSTSQDSEASTVISNSSGETLGADSDLSSTAGEGLGGRQAPHLNLSRGTLSDSEIETNPATSSVFGKTQKMKSGVKEANAKLVPVLAKGPPAQPLEDISMRIYLCDGLLGRDKSSMWDQLEDAAMETFSLSKERSTLWDQVQFWEDAYLDAVMLEREGMGMDQGPQEMIDRYLSLGDHDRKRLEDDEDRLLATLLHNMIAYMLMVKVSKNDIRKKVRRLMGKSHIGLSHSQEINECLDKLANLNGRELSIRPSGSRHIKKQTFVVHAGTDTTGDIFFMEVCDDCIVLRSNIGTVYERWWYEKLINMTYCPKTKVLCLWRRNGQETQLNKFYTKKCRELYYCVKDSMERAAARQQSIKPGPELGGEFPVQDMKTGEGGLLQVTLEGINLKFMHSQVFIELNHIKKCNTVKGVFVLEEFVPETKEVVIHKYKTPMAHQICYSVLCLFSYVAAVKGKEAEGKSKLLSPRPLPS; encoded by the exons ATGGAGAAAAAGAAAATGTGCCCCCGTCTGCTGGACTACCTGGTGGTGGTCGGAGCCAG GCAGCCCAGCACTGATACCGGGTCCCAGACCCCCCAGCTCCTTCGACGCTACCCGCTGGAGGACCACCCGGACTTCCCCCTGTCCCCGGATGTGGTCTTCTTCTGTCAGCCTGAGGGATGCCAGAGCATCCGGCAGCGCCGGGTCAGCCTGCGTGACGACGCCTCCTTCGTCTTCGCACTCACTGATAAAGACTCGGGCATCACGCGCTACGGCATCTGCGTCAACTTCTACCGCTCCTTCCAGCGTGGGGGGCACCGCCGTGACAAGGCAGGTAGTGGTGGAACGGCGGCACAGACAGCGGAAGCGACCAGCGAGGGTTCCGATGGCAGCGGTGGCTGCCCCACTGCCTCCACGTTGCCGGCACCTGCCAGTGCCGACACAACAGCCACGTCCACGCCAGGCACGGAGCCGGGACCGCCCGGTGGTGAGCCAAATGCCGGCAGGTCCCCTCGGCACAAACGCAGCACTGCCAAAATGGTCAATCGGAACCGCGACAGCACGCTGACCTCGCTGTGCATGATCAGCCACTACCCCTTCTTCTCCACCTTTAGGGAGTGCCTGTACATCCTCAAGAGAATGGTGGACTGCTGCAGCCACAGGTTGACCCAGCGCGCCGGCCTGCCACGCGGAACTCAGAG GGACACCATGTGGCGCGTGTTCACGGGGGCCCTGTTGGTTGAGGAGAAGGGCAGCCAGCTGCTGGCTGACCTGCGGGAGATCGAGTCCTGGGTCTACCGCCTCCTGCGCTCTCCGGTGCCCGTGGCGGGCCAACGGCGCGTAGATGTGGAGGTGCTGCCCCACGAGATGCAGCCGTCACTCACCTTTGCCCTGCCCGACAACTCTCGCTTCTCCATGGTGGACTTTCCCCTGCACCTGCCCCTGGAGTTGCTGGGTGTGGATGCCTGCCTCATGGTGCTCAGCTGCATCCTGCTGGAGCACAAG GTGGTCCTCCAGTCGCGGGACTACAATGCCCTGACCATGAGTGTCATGGCGTTTGTAGCCATGATCTACCCCCTGGAGTACATGTTCCCTGTCATTCCTCTACTGCCCACCTGCATGGCCTCCGCTGAACAG CTTCTCCTTGCCCCCACCCCTTACATCATAGGTGTGCCTGCCAGCTTCTTCCTCTACAAATCCGATTTCAAAATGCCCGACGACATTTGGCTCGTGGACCTGGACTGTAACAAG GTCAAAGCACCCACCAATGCAGAGCACCTACCCCCTCTTCCCGAGCCGGAATCCACAGAACTCAAGAAACACCTGAAACAG GCCCTGGCCAGCATGAGTCTCAACACCCAACCCATTCTGAACCTGGAGAAGTTCCAGGAGGGCCAGGAGTTACCCCTGCTCCCCCCCGGCCAGAACAAGGCGTCGCCCTCCTCCACCGAGTTCAACCCCCTCATCTACGGCAACGACGTGGACTCTGTGGATGTGGCCACCAG GGTTGCCATGGTGCGGTTCTTCAACTCCCCCAACGTGCTCCAGGGTTTCcagatgcacacacgcacgctgCGCCTTTTTCCCCGGCCTGTGGTGGCTTTCCAGGCCACGTCCTTCCTGGCCTCGCGGCCCCGCCGCTCAGGCTTCGCTGAGAAGCTGTCGCACACCCAGGCCGTGGAGTACTACGGCGAGTGGGCTCTCAACCCCACCAACCTGGCCTTTCAGAGGATCCACAACA ACGTGTATGACCCATCTTTGATCGGAGACAAGGGCAAGTGGTACGCCCACCAGCTGCAGCCGGTGTTCTACCGCGTGTACGACAGCAGCTCCCAGCTGGCCGAGGCCATGAGCGGACCCCTAGAGGATGAGGCTAATGACTCGGACCCCACAGAcgaca GCAGCGACAGCGAGGCTGGCTACGACGACTCCAGCTCTTCCTACTCGTCACTTGGAGACTTGGTGAACGAAATGATCAAATGTGACATCCAAGGGGACACGCCAA ACCTGGATCCCCCTACCCACGCTGCCCTGGGAGATGCCAGCGAAGTGGAGTTCCAGGACTTCCAGGAGTTCAAGGGAGAGGGTCCCCTCCCTCAAGAGAAGGCACTGCCCGAGGGGGGCGATGGACCTCCTGAACCTCCTGATGGACAAGCCCTCCGCTCGAGCTCCAGCACAACcgccagctccagccccagcacAATCATCCAGGGAGTCAACAAT GAGCAGGCAGAACCAGTGGAAATGGAGGCGTTGGCCAGTGCAGCTCTACAGAACCCTGCCCCGGGATTGGGCGTTCTGCCCTTCTCCAGACCTCCTCCAGACGCTGCCCCTGTGGGACCAGCCAATAAGAAGGGAGAGTACGACAACCCCTACTTTGAGCCTCAGTATGGCTTCCCTGCTGAGGAGGACCCTGAGGCAGAAGACCAAGAGGAGACGTACACGCCCCGGTTCAACCAGAACCTCAACGGCAACAA AGCCCAACGCCTCCTGAGGCCCAGCAGCCTAAAGCTGCCCGGAGAGTCGGACGGAGAGGGCGACTCCCGCAACAGTTCTCCAAATTCCACCATCTCCAACAACAGCAGCGATGGCTTTGGGGGCCTCATGTCCTTTGCTA GTAATCTGTACAAGAACCACGGCACCAGCTTCAGCCTCTCCAACCTGTCTGTACCCAATAAGGGGGGGCTGAGGGAGAAGGCCGCTGGGGCTGGGCCCTTCCCCAATCTCAAAG GAGGCGCCCGCGGTCCCCCCAGGGCCCTCGTTGACCAGAAGTCGTCGGTCATTAAGCACAGTCCCACAGTCAAGAGAGAGTCCCCTTCTCCCCAGGGTCGTGCCAACAATACCAG TGAGAACCAGCAGTTCCTGAAGGAGGTGGTGCAGAGCGTGTTGGAGGGCCAAGGCGTGGGCTGGCTCAACATGAAGAAGGTGCGCCGCCTGCTGGAGAACGAGCAGCTACGCGTCTTCGTGCTGAGCAAGCTGAACCGGGCCGTCCAGTCAGAAGAAGATGTCAGGCAGGAGGTCATCCGTGATGTG GAGATTAGCAGGAAGGTGTACAAGGGCATGTTAGACATACTGAAGTGCACCGTTTCTAGTCTGGAACACTCGTACACCAATGCCGGGCTTGGAGGCATGGCCAGCGTCTTCGTTCTACTGGAAATAGCACGCACCCACTACCAAACCAAAG TAGACCCAGAGAAGCGCAAGCGGAGCCCCAGTGACTCTGCAAGCAGCCCGGGCAGCAAGGGGAGCCCATCTCCCCGCATGGAGGGCACCAAGCCCCCGGGGCTCCTTCCGGTTCCCCGTCTCCAACTGCCGCACCCCACCTCCGGGGGCAAAGGCACCCGCCACTTTGACACCCGGAGTCTGAACGAGGAGAATTTTATTGCCTCCATTG AATTGTGGAGCAGGCACCATGAAAAGGATAAGCAAAAAGCTATGGAAAAACAACAGA GAGCGGAGGGGGCTAAGAAACAGCACCCTGAGCTGACCGACATGGAGGAGAAGAAGTCCCAGATCAGTGCTGACAGTGGCCTCAGCATCACCTCCGGATCTCAG AAGAGTGACACAGAGTCTGTGACCAGCACTGAACCGCCAGTCCTTACCCGAAGCACCAGCCAGGACTCAGAGGCCAGCACAGTG ATAAGTAACAGCTCAGGGGAGACGCTGGGAGCTGACAGTGACTTGAGTAGCACCGCTGGAGAGGGCTTGGGTGGCAGGCAAGCCCCCCACCTCAACCTTTCCAGGGGAACACTGTCCGACAGCGAGATTGAGACCAACCCGGCCACCAGCTCAGTGTTT GGTAAGACCCAAAAGATGAAGTCTGGTGTGAAGGAGGCGAACGCTAAACTTGTGCCTGTCCTGGCTAAGGGGCCTCCCGCCCAGCCCTTGGAGGACATAAGCATGAGGATTTACCTGTGTGATGGCCTGCTGG GGCGCGACAAGAGCTCCATGTGGGACCAGCTGGAGGATGCTGCCATGGAAACCTTCTCTCTGA GTAAGGAGCGCTCTACACTGTGGGACCAGGTCCAGTTCTGGGAGGATGCTTACTTGGATGCTGTCATgttggagagggaggggatgggtaTGGACCAGGGACCTCAAGAGATGATTGACAG ATACTTGTCACTCGGGGACCACGACCGTAAGCGCCTGGAGGATGACGAGGACAGGCTGCTAGCTACTCTACTGCACAATATGATCGCCTACATGCTAATGGTTAAG GTGAGCAAGAATGACATCAGGAAGAAGGTGAGGCGTCTGATGGGGAAGTCCCACATCGGCCTCAGCCACAGCCAGGAGATCAATGAGTGTCTGGACAAACTGGCTAATTTG AATGGCCGCGAGCTGTCCATCAGACCTAGCGGAAGCCGTCACATCAAGAAGCAGACCTTTGTGGTGCATGCTGGGACAGACACCACGGGGGACATCTTCTTCATGGAG GTGTGTGACGACTGCATAGTCCTGCGCAGCAACATCGGCACAGTGTATGAGCGCTGGTGGTACGAGAAACTCATTAACATGACCTACTGTCCCAAGACCAAGGTGCTGTGTCTGTGGAGACGCAATGGCCAGGAAACTCAACTTAACAAGTTCTACACCAAGAAG TGTCGTGAATTGTATTACTGTGTGAAGGACAGCATGGAAAGGGCTGCTGCACGACAGCAGAGCATTAAACCAG GTCCAGAGCTGGGTGGAGAGTTCCCTGTGCAGGACATGAAGACGGGCGAGGGAGGACTGCTGCAAGTCACCCTGGAAGGCATCAACCTCAAATTCATGCACAGCCAG